Within Mytilus edulis chromosome 10, xbMytEdul2.2, whole genome shotgun sequence, the genomic segment ACAGGATATATTTATGATAATAAGGGGGAGGAACTATGGGGCTCATAACTAGGATATTGTGCTGAAGCACCTATGAATCTTAATACAGTTAggtttagcatatcaaagaatcaaaataatttatttgtttaattcaaacaaaatttcaTATTGTACTCTTTGGATATCAAGGTCTCCCAATTtgataaagggtcccaaaatccaaaattgtaatacattgttagattcagcatacAAAAGAACCACATATAATCAAGCAAATGTAAATTTGGATACCAATTTAGACCAACTCTAAATACATGCTTAAATTCAGTTTATCAAAGAACCCCTTAAAATAATtctacataaaaacaaaacaattttattttttgactaCTATAGTATGTAGAGCAATTGCAGACCTGTCCGAAAATTAAGAATACTATAGGTAAATATACAGTTAGAATCGACACGTCAAATAATCTAAAGAATTCCTTTATAATTATGGAACCTTTGTTTACTTGAATACTGGGTTTCCTTTAAGGTAAAGCTTCGTCGCCTTGTAACCTTTTTGATGTTGTTTGAATTAAACTAGTTACAAAATAGTGTCCGTAAATAGGGCACTACTTTAAATACAATGCCTACGTAGTGTTATATAATAGATAACACAATTACACATTTATCTTTGCAATCTTTACATAAAAAGTTTGTCATAGATTAAAACAACATGATGATGTTTAGAAGTGTTTTATTTGTCTCCTCTGTTTCTATTGTATATGGATTTCTTTTGAATAACAATATCAATCCAAATCCTCAAATTTCTGGACAACAAACTGGTGCCAATAACCAAGTCCTAACGATAACTGAGTTTTATGACGCCAAAACGATACTACAAAACAAAATTGATGATGTCCGCCATGAAACAGAAACCGCACGACACGAAACAGAAGATTTACGCCATGATGTGGATAGTAAGCTATCATTAGTGACGTCGCAATTGCAGCAAATGTTTTCTGCTTTCCAACAACAATTGACAAAAGATCTTGGTCAATATGAAACAAACAGATCCCAAGATATGGAAAGGAAGTATACTGAATTGGCTAGAAATCATACTCAATTACAGGAGAATTTCAACGTAATGAAATACAATTTTGGCCAATTACAACAAAATTGCAATGCAATGAAAGACAAATACCAAAACCAGACGATCGAATTATTGTCTTTGAAAAACAATGTAGTGCACCTTTCTGATAGAGTGGATGACATATCACAATGTAAAAATAAGACAATGGAACTTGAGAAAGCTATAGTTGAATTAAAGGTTCTAAAAAGTATCCAACCATTACGCGACTTCAGTGTTTTGAAACAGCAGGTCCAAACGATAACTTCTCAGACGCATGTTTTAAGTATCAACGACCGCGCTAGGAGTGAAGATTTCCGAGCGCTACATAATTTGACAGTCAATTCGATGAATCAAATATCAACGAGATTAAACGAGCAAAACATATCAACCGAAGCTCGTTTTCAAAACACTGATTCCAGGCATAATGCATCGTTTGCTACGTTGATAAAAGATGTTCATAAGTCTGAATTTAGACAAAACGCTACCCTCATTTCGATAGTTAACTCTTTAGAAAACAATTTAACGTTAACCATTGGAAATGTTCAACAGGCAGTAAGCAAAATCAATAATCGAGGTAAATTTATAGATTGACAGTTTTTACTTTGTTAATGTAGTTAATATAGATAATAGTTGATACCAATATTATTTACTATGGGCAAACGTTTCAGACTGTATAAACTTTGAATCAGATAATACTGTTATGATTAATAAGCTATGACTGTTTCAATACAACTTCCATATTTTTACTGTTTACAAGGTCAATTTACAGAAATAGTCagattaaaaaacaagaatgtgtccccagttcACGGATGCcctatccgcactatcattttctatgttcagtgtatCTTGAAAATGGGATAATAaccctaatttggcattaaaattaaaaggatcATATCATATAGGGGAACATGTATactaggtttcaagttgattgaacttcaacttcatggAAAAATAACTCGACCAAAAACTCTAGCCTGAAGCGGGatagacggacgaacggacggacggacagatgcacagaccagaaaacgttATGCCCATAAACGAAGCATACAAATTGCATACAACGTTAAAAATCAACTCAAAATCGGTAAAAGGATGTTACGAAATATAATTGAATAGTTTCCTTTAAAATGggtataaatttaataaaatctttttttcaaatgactATTTAggtaaatatgttaattttaatatttgatattattaAAGCGACACAACTGAAATGCATGCAGTAAAGGCTCCAACAAATGATTTATCATCTGATGCatttaagttttataaacaaaacgtCATATTAATCCTGCTTTTTAAAAACATCTGTGGGCATGTATTTTACTTGTAcatatttattaacaaaaataccgaaacccaaggaaaattcaaaaatgtggATTTccttaaaaacttgaaaaaaatcaaattaaaagattATATCAATCAAAGGCACAAATGGAAAACAGCTATCATATTCAAAACTTAGTATGAGCATTCTTGGACGAAATTGGTTAtttataaacatgtttttataGTTAACAAAACATCCCACTTGAACGAGAGCGCCGTTTATACTTCCGTCatattgggccattccagttaatttctgacaggtggggatggatggggagaAATTTCTTCAtacgtatcagaaaaaaaacatcatgaaaaactacctatcagatctgaaaattaagacctatcagatgtagagtttctgttcatattaggtggatgggctttcatgggaaaaatgaCCTAGCAGAATTTTTGACTAcaaggattgtacccatcagaattttaaatacaataccagataatgcatgataTGTAACTGTCTACATTAAAAAGCACCCCTAAGATCTGACATAGGCATTTTTGTAACCCCTaagatgtaattattttaaattatttactgcTGCAAGACCCTCAGAAGTTTTTTGCCTATAAGTGTACGTGTcagatgaaaaaaacaaacttttcacccctaagatgtataaattttacacccctcagaaaggaccatccaaccccctttagcagatattaactggaatgacAAGATTGGGTAACAAATCCAAACAGGCGCAGTAAGTGGTTAATGTGACAAAAATTGGGATCCAGTTGGATAAAATGTTTAAACTATATCACAGACTTATCAATAGTATTGATAAACACAAGGAAATGTTGTGAGAATATCACGATATAGAtgtttttaataatattataaattatatcaacagacataaaatattttttcataagaTGAAATGACTTATTACATGTAGATCACAAGGTTGAAATGTGAAGTGTGGAATTGTAAAGATATTTAATCTCTGAATACTTGTCATTTAAACACAAGCTTTGAACGATTACAGAATGTTTGAAGAAGGCTTATTTTATTTTGTCAGGAGTGTGTGCACGTTATGAATTGAAAAACACCATATCAATTGACCTCGTGTATCATGTGTATGGAAAACATTAcacattttctattttgtttacatttcaaatatttcttcGTAGTGTATATGATCTAATAATTCATTTTACCTGTATTACCGGTATAAAAATGAAAGTGcacaaaattcttaaaaaaatcatcatcaaAGATTTTATTTATCTCTTCAGGCATTTCAGACTTATATAAAGTTACTGTCTATAtgtaataaatatttgtattagcTCAACACAAAGAAACCCAGAAGACACCGTTATGAAAGGATTGCGCTACAAAAATGTACTCTGAAAAATACACATAAATTAAAGATCACAAACCTCACGCATGGCTGAGATTTGTGACATGGCTAATTTAACCATGATCTTTAGTTGTACCTTTTCGTCGTTTGTTTGAAGTTTTTGATTTTCGTCATAATCAAATCTGAATGAAATTTGTTGTCACTAAATAAAAATTCTTTTTTGTAGGCCTTAATTATAACTAAAAGATTAATTCAATTCATTTCAGAAAGTAATTAATTCATATTTCTGtgttaatgtttaatttatttgtttcagtGGCAGTGACAGCCTGTTCGTCATCGGGTGATACAAAATCTAGTGGCTATGTGGTAAAATTCGACGATGTAAGAGCTATTGTCGGTGTAAAGAACATATCCTCATTTCGTACAAGTGGACAGTTCACCAGTGAAGTCGAAGGGCTTTATCTCGTATCTGTGTGGATCGATACAACTACTAATTATGgacattttcaaatttacaaGAATCAAATGATTATAGGCAGTACcgtttttaattatatttctaCAAGTGCTACAGTTCAAACCACAGGTACTGCTGTTGTAGCTGTAGAATTACAAATTGGTGATACCGTGAGGATTCAGACTGCTAAATCCATGTATATTGCACATAGTAAAGAATCTTGTTTCACCATTGCTAAATTGAACTAGGCATTGAATCTTCAGTGATGAAATTACGTCAATgttgtaaatctatttttttttaaaaccagtcCACTGCAACTATATTCTGAACAACTATAACTAAAACGGTAAACTGCAGGAAGAATTCTTTTCATAAAAGCAGGctatgttatttatatttgtgGGCATTTACTTCCAGTAGcaattgttatttttcttttgtgatCTCTAATTGCTTTACTTTTGTCAGTTTGGAAATTTAACGTCGAAATCACATTTGACATAGTTTCCGCTAATTTATGCTCTGTACGTGCGATTTAGACTAGTGCTTGGCAAATTATATAACATTTGAATCGTGGTTATTCTTTTTGTTTAATTAAGTCCGCATGCTGACCTCTATaacattattttgtcatttttctagTTGTTGCTTGAATACCTGTTTTGTCGTGTCGTAACTAATAATTGTCTAAAAAGTTGCCGTTTATCATGCTTCATACATTTGTTCCCGGACCTTACACACATTCAACAATCAACAATTGCTATCAATTGACCGATCTTTTCCCAGTTCTTGGCGTTGAAAGAAGATAATTAATTAGCTTCTTAATAAGTATTAGGAAATGTCTACTTTTATCACATCGTCCTTTGAAACTACACGTCTGTTGGTCGGATTTAGGGGCAAAAAAAAACATCGAATAAATTTTTGCATCTGGAAATCAGATATAGTATCACGCCACTA encodes:
- the LOC139492735 gene encoding uncharacterized protein MG328 homolog, coding for MMMFRSVLFVSSVSIVYGFLLNNNINPNPQISGQQTGANNQVLTITEFYDAKTILQNKIDDVRHETETARHETEDLRHDVDSKLSLVTSQLQQMFSAFQQQLTKDLGQYETNRSQDMERKYTELARNHTQLQENFNVMKYNFGQLQQNCNAMKDKYQNQTIELLSLKNNVVHLSDRVDDISQCKNKTMELEKAIVELKVLKSIQPLRDFSVLKQQVQTITSQTHVLSINDRARSEDFRALHNLTVNSMNQISTRLNEQNISTEARFQNTDSRHNASFATLIKDVHKSEFRQNATLISIVNSLENNLTLTIGNVQQAVSKINNRVAVTACSSSGDTKSSGYVVKFDDVRAIVGVKNISSFRTSGQFTSEVEGLYLVSVWIDTTTNYGHFQIYKNQMIIGSTVFNYISTSATVQTTGTAVVAVELQIGDTVRIQTAKSMYIAHSKESCFTIAKLN